From the genome of Nicotiana sylvestris chromosome 2, ASM39365v2, whole genome shotgun sequence, one region includes:
- the LOC138883462 gene encoding uncharacterized mitochondrial protein AtMg00810-like: MSIVKCLVAVAVKNEWSLFQLDVKNAFLYGDLEEEGSPSHMVILAIYVDDIILTGDDLAEITALKSFLDAQFKIKDLGALHYFLGIEVSSLPGGVLLNQKKFVFNLLREFDCLEIAFVVCPLDLNSKLKTDCGDLLAQPESYRSLVGKLLFLTYTSPDICFGVQHLSQFLQSPRVPHMDAALHMLRYLKGTHDLGLLYSYSSDFTILAYSDSDWAAFPDTRGSVTKFCVFLGDSLISWKSKKQHVMSLSSVEAEYRALSKVVTELTWLTRVLADLGVQVSHPIFVFCDNQAAIHIAKNPIFHEQTKHIEVDCHFVRGKLSDGFIQLSHVSTSKQLADVLTKPLTGLLHHQFLLKLQVLSPSNLKGVLDSWTIWHLGPKEKTD; the protein is encoded by the exons ATGTCCATTGTTAAGTGTCTAGTGGCTGTTGCAGTTAAGAATGAATGGTCTTTGTTTCAATTAGATGTTAAGAATGCCTTTCTATATGGTGATTTGGAAGAGGAA GGTTCTCCTAGTCATATGGTTATCCTTGCtatctatgttgatgatataataTTAACGGGAGATGATCTTGCTGAAATCACAGCTTTGAAGTCATTTCTGGATGCGCAGTTCAAAATCAAGGATCTGGGCGCTCTTCATTATTTCTTGGGGATTGAGGTTTCTTCTTTACCTGGTGGTGTACTCCTCAATCAAAAGAAATTTGTATTTAATCTTTTGCGGGAATTTGATTGTCTAGAGATTGCTTTTGTTGTTTGCCCTTTGGacttaaactctaaactgaagaCTGATTGTGGTGATCTGTTGGCTCAACCTGAGAGTTATAGAAGTCTAGTTGGGAAGTTGTTATTTCTCACCTACACTAGTCCTGATATTTGTTTTGGGGTGCAACATCTCAGTCAGTTTCTTCAATCTCCAAGAGTCCCTCATATGGATGCTGCTCTGCATATGTTGCGGTACCTTAAGGGAACTCATGATCTTGGCCTATTATACTCTTACTCCTCTGATTTCACCATTTTAGCATATTCAGATAGTGACTGGGCAGCCTTCCCGGACACCAGGGGATCTGTTACTAAATTCTGTGTATTTCTGGGTGATAGCTTAATTTCTTGGAAGTCTAAGAAGCAGCATGTTATGTCTCTTTCTTCTGTTGAGGCTGAATATAGAGCTCTCAGCAAGGTAGTGACTGAATTGACTTGGCTTACGCGGGTTCTAGCTGATTTGGGTGTACAGGTTTCTCatcctatttttgtattttgtgacAACCAAGCAGCTATTCATATTGCCAAAAATCCTATTTTCCATGAGCAGACAAAGCATATTGAGGTCGATTGTCACTTTGTTCGAGGGAAGCTTTCTGATGGTTTCATTCAACTTTCTCATGTTTCCACTTCAAAGCAGCTTGCTGATGTTCTCACTAAACCTTTAACTGGGCTGCTTCATCACCAGTTTCTTCTCAAGTTGCAGGTATTATCTCCCTCCAACTTGAAGGGGGTGTTGGACTCATGGACTATTTGGCATCTGGGCCCAAAAGAAAAGACTGATTAG